From the genome of Acidaminococcus sp.:
CCGCAATATCGGAATGCTCGGGTATAAGACACCGCTTGGCGGCTGGCTCCATTTCGGGGCTCAGTACCTGTATGGGCACGATGAGACAGAACCCGGCGGCAGCGGTTATGTCTTCAGCCTGAGCCGCGGCGAGGAAAACAGCTGGGCCAAGGGCAATCTCTACGCCTATGCCAAGTATTACTATCAGCCTCGGGCTACTTATGTGGAACACACCATGAACGGGGCAGCGGACTATATGCATGGCTTCAAAGGCTATGGCCTGGGTCTTTCTTACACGCTGACTCGGGACTGGGTGCTGAGCCTTGAATATGATGACCTGGAAGATCTGCGGTACGGAACACGTAACCGTACTTTGTGGACCGGACTGTCCTATTATTTCAAGAATTACGGGGATGACGAACCTGAAGACGAGGAGAAGACGCAGGGAACCAAATAGGATTTTTCCGGCATTGTAAAAATTGGATCTCAGGTACACAGAAAAAAGGGGAAGTAAAATGAAAGGTTTGGATGTTTGTGAAAAGCTCGCTTCCAAAGAAACGAAGCTGGCTGTCGTAGGTCTGGGTTATGTAGGCCTGCCTCTGGCAGTGCAGTTTTCTCACCACTACGACGTGGTTGGCTTTGATACGAACGAGGCAAAGATCGGCCGCTATAAGGCGGGGCATGATGTAACGGAGGAAGCAGGAGACGAAGCGCTTCGGGCTTCATCCGTGGAATTTACATCGGATGAGAAAAAACTTGACGAAGCCTGCTTCTTTGTCATTTCTGTCCCGACGCCGCTTAACGGGGACAACACGCCGGATCTTACGGCAGTCCGGGAAGCAACGGCTTCGGTAGGACGCCATCTTACAAAAGGCAGCATCGTCGTATATGAATCGACGGTCTATCCCGGTGTGACGGAAGATATCTGCTGCCCCATCCTGGAGAAAGAAAGCGGCTTGTCCTGCGGAAGCGATTTCAAGATTGGCTACTCACCGGAACGTATCAATCCTGGGGACCGCAAACATCGCCTTTTTAATATTGTAAAGATTGTTTCCGGTATGGATGAAGAGACACTGGAAACCATTGCGACAGTGTACGAGTCCATCATCGAAGCCGGTGTGTACCGGGCTCCGACAATCAAGGTGGCTGAAGCCGCCAAGCTCGTCGAAAATTCCCAGCGCGATATCAATATTGCGCTCCTCAATGAATTTGCCATGGTCTTCAGCCGTATGGGCATCGAGACAAAGGAAGTCATCAAGGCGATGAATACCAAGTGGAACGCCCTGGGCTTTTATCCGGGTCTTGTCGGCGGACACTGCATCGGCATCGATCCTTATTATTTCGTGTACAAGGCGGAGACCCTGGGCTACCATTCCCAAGTAGTTTCGGCCGGGCGCCGTATCAACAATGGTATGGCAGGTTTTGTGGCCCGCCAGGTTCTGACCATGCTGCTTAAGGCCAAAATTGACGTGTGCCGGGCCAATATTTTCCTTCTGGGTATGACTTTTAAGGAAGACTGCCCTGATGTCCGCAATTCCCGTTCCTATGATGTGTATGAGGAATTTAATAAGTGCGGCCTTTCGCCGCGTATTGTCGACCCCTGCGCCGATGCGGAGGAAGTGGAGCGTCTCTATGGCCTTAAGCTGACTCCTATGGAAGAAGTGCACGATGCCGATTGTCTCGTATTCCTCGTAAGACATGAAGCTTTCCGTAAGCTTACGCCGGAACAGGTCGATGCCTTCTTCCGTTCGCCGAAGGCGGGACAGCAGAAAGTCCTTGTCGATGTCAAGGGCATGTACGAACGGAAGGACTTCGAGCAGAAGCACTTCCTCTATTGGAGCTTGTAAAGAGTATTTAAGATGAAAAGTGAAACTAAATTAAAACTTGGCCTGGGAGCTGTCCTGACGCTCTTCGTTTTTGCCGCTGCCTATGTCATTTATGGTATGGCAAAGGATCTGGGGGCCCGGGGCGTTTCCCATTTTATGGCGGATCCTGCCGCGGCGTATGAATCGGATGAAGCGATTGGTGAAGCGCTTGCACGGTACCACAGCGGAGCCGCACCGGCCCGTCTTCTGGCGGCACCTCCGTCTGACGCCGTTATTCTCGTTTTTGACGGACTGCCGCCCAAAACGGATACACAGCGGCTTCTTTCTGTTCTCCGCGCTAAACATGTAAAGGCTTTCTTCTTTGTGGAAGGGGAAAACGCGGCTATGGAGGCAGACCTCATTCGTAAAATCAAGCGGGATGGCCATACGGTGGGCAACTTTACGTTCTACGGACAAGGTGCGGCCGGTAAGCTCCCCATTGAAAAATTTATGAAAGAAGCAGTCTGGACGCAGACGGCCCTGACAGATATCCTCGGCTCGGCTCCGCAGTATATGCGGGCTCCGGGAACACCTGTTTCCCAGGAGCTGCTCCTGCGCGTCGGCGCGGCCGGTATCCCCACGTATGTTGATACGCCTCATTTGTTTTTGCCGGGACAAATGAAGACGGAAGCGGCTGTCAAGACATTCGCTGCAAGTGTAGGCGGAGGAACTATCCTTGCGGTGGTAAGCGGGCATCCTGTCGTGGGAGGCCCCAGAAAGCCTAAGATTCAAACGGGGAAAAATGGTCCCATTGAGCACAAGCCTACCGTGAAGGATAGTGCTTATACCAGTCCTTCTGAAGAAGTTACGATGTCTGAAAAAGTCGAAATCCTCCTTCAGGAACTCAGTGCAAAGGGCCTTCGTATTGTAGGAGAAGAATTGTGAAAGAAAATCGTGATATCCTGACCAGGGAGAAGTCAGACCGTCGTCTCTTGTCCCATGTGCCGGATGCATCAGGAGTGCGCAGTCACCGGGACCGCCGCGGCGGATCAAGCAGCGGGACGGGATTGCAGGACTTTGGTACTTATATCAAGGAAGACGAGGCCGGCGGCCGCTACCTTGTCGATTACGACGTGACCGTGAGCGCCGGCAAAGAAAAAGTAAAGGCGCGGGCCATCGATATTTCGACGACAGGCATGCTCCTTCATTTCGGAAAAGATGCTGACGAGTCTCTCTATGCTGAGGGCCGGGAGTTTCTTCTTAATTTTGAAATCACACCGGGCAGTTTGCCGGAAGGCTATGAAATGAAAATCAAAGACCTTGCGGCTGTTTCCGTGAGAACTTTCCGCAAAGAAGGGGAAAAAGGCTTTTTTGTCGGCGTCCAGTTCAAGGAAAGTCTTGCTGAATATGCAAACAGAAAACGGGGCCGCTACATGCTGGCCGCGGCCTCTTTCTTCCTTTTTGTCGTTGTTTTTGTCATCATTATGATGAGGGCGGAGTCTGTACTGTATTTCCGTTTCAACAAGACACTCTATCTGTACAGTATTATCGCCGCTACGCTGCTTTTGTCGCGTTACTTATACGGAGCCCTTTATCGGCCCATGAAGGTAGATCCCAACTTTACGCCGGGGGTCACCATCATTATCCCCTGCTTTAACGAAGAAAAATGGATTGACAGGACTATTAAATGTGCTATCAACCAGGACTATCCGCCGCAGCAGCTGGAAGTCATTGTTGTTGATGACCATTCGTCGGATCGTTCCTGCGAAGTGATTCAGAAGACCATCGAATCCCTGACTGAGTCGGATCACCTGTTTCATACGGATCAGCGCATCCGCTGGGTGCGTCAGCCCAAAAATATGGGTAAGCGCGAGGCTATGGCCCTGGGAGCCAGCTTGTCGACGAAGGAACTGCTGGTATTCGTCGATTCCGATAGTTTCCTCGACCCCTATGCCGTGAGAAACCTTGTGCAGCCCTTCAAAGACGAGAAAATGGGCGGTGTATCGGGAAGAACCGACGTGGCGAATACGTACACAAATTCCCTGACCAAGATGCAGTCCGTCCGTTACTATATTGCTTTCCGGATCATGAAGGCGGCCGAAGGCTACTTTGATGCCGTTACGTGTCTTTCGGGACCTTTGTCCTGTTATCGTAAGGATCTGGTTCTGAAATACAAGGATGCCTGGCTGCATCAGACTTTCCTCGGTCAGCGCGCTACTTTCGGTGACGACCGGAGTATGACCAACTTCATCCTTCGCGGACATCGGACGACCTATCAGGATACTGCTATCTGTTCGACCATTGTCCCTAACTCGCACCGCATGTTCCTGCGCCAGCAGATGCGCTGGAAGCGTTCATGGCTCCGGGAATCCCTGATTGCGGCCCGCTACATGTGGAAAAAGGAACCCTTCGCGGCTATCTTCTTCTATATGGGTTTTCTGGTGCCGATTATCGCACCGATTATCGTCCTGTATAACGTATTCTACGTTCCTATTATGTATCGTATCTTTCCTTTGGGCTTCTTTGTGGGTATGTTCCTCATGGCAGCCCTCATGAGCCTGGCTCAGCTCTTCCTGCGGCGCAGTACGACCTGGGTCTATGGGATGTGGTTCTGTATCTACTATGAACTGGTCCTCCTCTGGCAGATGCCCGTGGCTTGGTTCACGTTCTGGAAATCAAATTGGGGCACCCGGCCAACACCGGCTGATGTGGGTCCTGAGAAAGGGGAGAAAGTCCAGCCATGATTGGAGATCATGCCTATACACAACAAAAGGATCGCCGGAAAAGACGGCGCGTTGCCTTTCAGCTCGTCGTTCTCTCCTTTGTAGCCGCAGCAGTCATTTATGCCTTTTTCTTCCTGCAGTCTTACAGCCCATACAGTGAGGATGAAGTGAGTCCGACCCTGAGCACCGGATTCATTGCTATTTCCTACGGCGGTGTTGACCGGACGGGGCGGACCAAGGAGCTCATCGGGGAACCTCTCCTCAATGATCACCTGGCGGCTCTGCGTAAGGCAGGCTATGTGACGATTACCAATAAGGATGTCGAGGCCTATTACAATGAGGACAAGCCTCTTC
Proteins encoded in this window:
- a CDS encoding nucleotide sugar dehydrogenase, with the protein product MKGLDVCEKLASKETKLAVVGLGYVGLPLAVQFSHHYDVVGFDTNEAKIGRYKAGHDVTEEAGDEALRASSVEFTSDEKKLDEACFFVISVPTPLNGDNTPDLTAVREATASVGRHLTKGSIVVYESTVYPGVTEDICCPILEKESGLSCGSDFKIGYSPERINPGDRKHRLFNIVKIVSGMDEETLETIATVYESIIEAGVYRAPTIKVAEAAKLVENSQRDINIALLNEFAMVFSRMGIETKEVIKAMNTKWNALGFYPGLVGGHCIGIDPYYFVYKAETLGYHSQVVSAGRRINNGMAGFVARQVLTMLLKAKIDVCRANIFLLGMTFKEDCPDVRNSRSYDVYEEFNKCGLSPRIVDPCADAEEVERLYGLKLTPMEEVHDADCLVFLVRHEAFRKLTPEQVDAFFRSPKAGQQKVLVDVKGMYERKDFEQKHFLYWSL
- a CDS encoding glycosyltransferase yields the protein MKENRDILTREKSDRRLLSHVPDASGVRSHRDRRGGSSSGTGLQDFGTYIKEDEAGGRYLVDYDVTVSAGKEKVKARAIDISTTGMLLHFGKDADESLYAEGREFLLNFEITPGSLPEGYEMKIKDLAAVSVRTFRKEGEKGFFVGVQFKESLAEYANRKRGRYMLAAASFFLFVVVFVIIMMRAESVLYFRFNKTLYLYSIIAATLLLSRYLYGALYRPMKVDPNFTPGVTIIIPCFNEEKWIDRTIKCAINQDYPPQQLEVIVVDDHSSDRSCEVIQKTIESLTESDHLFHTDQRIRWVRQPKNMGKREAMALGASLSTKELLVFVDSDSFLDPYAVRNLVQPFKDEKMGGVSGRTDVANTYTNSLTKMQSVRYYIAFRIMKAAEGYFDAVTCLSGPLSCYRKDLVLKYKDAWLHQTFLGQRATFGDDRSMTNFILRGHRTTYQDTAICSTIVPNSHRMFLRQQMRWKRSWLRESLIAARYMWKKEPFAAIFFYMGFLVPIIAPIIVLYNVFYVPIMYRIFPLGFFVGMFLMAALMSLAQLFLRRSTTWVYGMWFCIYYELVLLWQMPVAWFTFWKSNWGTRPTPADVGPEKGEKVQP
- a CDS encoding polysaccharide deacetylase family protein, with translation MKSETKLKLGLGAVLTLFVFAAAYVIYGMAKDLGARGVSHFMADPAAAYESDEAIGEALARYHSGAAPARLLAAPPSDAVILVFDGLPPKTDTQRLLSVLRAKHVKAFFFVEGENAAMEADLIRKIKRDGHTVGNFTFYGQGAAGKLPIEKFMKEAVWTQTALTDILGSAPQYMRAPGTPVSQELLLRVGAAGIPTYVDTPHLFLPGQMKTEAAVKTFAASVGGGTILAVVSGHPVVGGPRKPKIQTGKNGPIEHKPTVKDSAYTSPSEEVTMSEKVEILLQELSAKGLRIVGEEL